In Acipenser ruthenus chromosome 25, fAciRut3.2 maternal haplotype, whole genome shotgun sequence, the sequence cccctattttctaTTATGAATGCTGCTTTATCtagcatttgtgaccccttgtacttgtttcttttttcacgtcaaaaaagtcccttgggtcgacattgtcaataccttttagaatttttaatgcttgaatcagatcaccgcatagtcttctttgttcaagactgaacagattcaattattttagcctgtctgctaaATAACATTCAGATAATATCTCAGCGTCAGTGTAAATATCAATTACATGTAAAAGCAAGCATTCCTCAAGTGTCTAGAATGTGTCTTTGTATAAGAACTAAGAAGTGACCAGATTAAATAATATGAAAATGCAAGCAAAAGGTAACTGTTTGTGTGAATATGAGtcagtaaatatttcaaataaaatccaCATGAATTCTAATTAACAGGATATTACAAAATCATACTTAATTCTTTATCAAACGgctgttaaaaatgtatatatatatatatatatatatatatatatatatatatttcgatTAGAATTCACAACTACAATACCCATTAATTTATTCTTAAAACAACTCCAAAACTTGTCATTGAATTTCATAGATCACTGTCATTATTCTAGCTGCTAATTGTTTTCATGAAAGATGAAAACATTTGTTATAAAGCAAACTATGACACACCCATTTACCCAAGTGCAGTTTCTGTAATTCAACTGGGGAAAATCCCTGCAGTAAGGCAGGGTCGCAGTATCACAGGGTCTCAGTGGTGACAGAATCCTGGCAGTTCAGTGGCTGAAGGGTCCAGTGTGAGGGGTCAGTTGCTGTAGTAAGGTCTAGCAGGTGCAGTAAGGCAGGGTCGCAGTATCACAGGGTCTCTCAGTGGCTCAGGGCGCATAGTTGGAAGGGCTGGGGGCCGGAGGTGAGGCCAGGGGTGGGGGTGAGGTCCAGTTGCTCAGGGCTGACCTCCTGGGGCGGGCGGAAGTGAAACTTCTGCAGGAGCATGGTGAAGAAGAGGAAGAGCTCCATCTTGGCAAGGGTCTCTCCAAGACACACCCTccgacctgggggggggggggggtcagaggaTTACTGACTCGTACTGCAACAATcacacactacactacactacactacactacacacacagaAACTTCAGGGTTAGTAAAGTAGCTGTAAGACATTAACATACCAATTTGTATCCTGAAATGGAAGAATCTAATGAAAACAGGTTGTCTACTTGCTTTTCAATAATAAACTTTCCGTATTGCATATATTGTGTTAGTAGAATAATATGCACCTGCATGTTTTCAGCTGAATCTGAAGGCTTTGTAGCGATTGTTACCTGTTCTATATTCCATTAGGAAACTGGTTGCTGATTGCAGCTCTATTGATAGCAGTTCCCTTTGCAGTTAAAATGCCGGGGTGGAGGGGGGTTAGCCCCAATCCTGTCTAACCTGGTCCCTGCTCCTCTCTGACACACTGACCTGCTGAGAAGGGCATGAAGGCATCTCTCTTGACAAACTTGCCCTGCGCGTCCAGGAAGTGGTTGGGGTTGAACTGGTGAGGGGTCTCCCACTGTGTCTTATCAGAGAGCACGGAGGAGAGCAGCGGGATCACCGGGGTACCCtgggacacagacagacacacatttaCAGAAAGGTAATATATCAAAGCTAACTTAATTTAGTGAGACATGGCTGTACTGTCAGCTATACCAATGAGGatacattactgtacattcaTATCACTCCTACATTACTTGATATTGCTGTATTAAGAGGAATTCTTTGGTAATAAAATACAGACCATTTGTTAAAACAAGTGTCAATCTTGCTTTTGGCAAAACCTCATTCCAGAGTACTACTctaggaatcaacccactgtacTCAGATATTAACCTCTAACCCCCTGTACACTCTGTCTGTCTCACCTTGGGTATCCTGTACCCCCGGAAGGTGGTGTCCCCTGTGGTCTCATGCAGCAGGTTCATGGGCAACACGTTGCCCACTCTCTGGATCTCGTGTAGCATGGCGTCCATGTAGGGCATGCTCTTCCTGTCCTCGGCCTGCGGGGGGCGCTCCCTCCCAATCACACTCTCAATCTCCTCCTGGACTTTGTCTGTTAACAGGGAGGATTTACAAACACACTgcaagtagtggttagggctctggactcttgaccggagggtcatgggttcaattcccagtggggacactgctgctgtacccttgagcaaggtactttacctagattgctccagtaaaaacccaactgtataaatgggtaattgtatgtaaaaataatgtgttatcttgtaagtcgccctggataagggcgtctgctaagaaataaattatttatttatttattactgataTGAAGAGGTTTGTGATTGAGAggacccaggactgaatggcaggcagggggtgaTCAGGTCAGGATTCATtcagtcaatcaatcagtcaCACACTCTCCCTGAAAGTGGGGGTACTCCCTCGCTCACCCTGAATGTGGGGGTACTTCATCATGAGCAGCAGCCCCCAGCGCAGGGTGGTAGAGGTGGTCTCAGTCCCTGCAGCAAACAGGTTCCCCACGGTGGTGGCCATGTTATCCTCGTGGAAATACTTGTTGGAGTTTCTGGCCTCCTGTAAAACAATGAAGGGTATCGGTGACAACTCCTTTCCAAGGTAATCCATCTACAACTTCAAACACTCAGTGCTAAACTGTGCAGGTAAATCTACAACAACGACATTGTAACAAAGCACCTTCACAAAACTACTGTTAGAAACACAGgccaaaacagaaaaaacaacctacactaataaaatgaatacacacAGTGCTACTGCcctcctctaaccctaaccctaaccctaaccctaacacaatgAATACACACAGGTCTAAACAGTGCTACTGCCCTCCTCTAACCCTAACACAATGAATACACACAGGTCTAAACAGTGCTACTGCcctcctctaaccctaaccctaaccctaaccctaacacaatgAATACATACAGGTCTAAACAGTGCTACTGCcctcctctaaccctaaccctaacacaatgAATACACACAGGTCTAAACAGTGCTACTGCCCTCCTCTAACCCtaacacaataaatacacacaggtCTAAACAGTGCTACTGCCCTCCTCAGTGTTTCGAAAGCTGTGCCTGGGATATTGCACTTCTGAAAAGCTTGGTGGGTTTGACAAATATACTGCAGTTTGTATTCATTAACTGTCTGTTACCAAGCAATAGGTACAAATATACAATCTACTGTTTTTCATCTCTGTCCTTTCAGTTTTAAGAGCACTCCCCTTTAGCCACAGTGTTGGTCCTTTTCCAGTCCCTGGTAATATTAGCTCTGCTGTGCTGATATTACCTCTTCTCTCTGCCTGGAGATGAACGTGTCGATGAAGCTCCTCAGGTCATTGCTGTCCACACTGTCTTTACAATCCTTATATGTGTTTCTAAAGTACTCCTGCAGCATTGTTCCGTTTGTTTGGACCTTCTTGTGATCGGACAGGAAGAAGCCCAGGAAAGGAAACATGTTATACAGCTGAAAGAcaaggaggaagagggagagtttAATGGTGAAAACGGCTGTAATGATCCTCGATTAAAGGCTTTGTTACTCTACACAATGTCACAATGAAAAAGAAGATCTGCTCTCTAACTTTTCATAACATAACAAAAATAACTACAAGTCATTATCTTACAAACTTTAATGGACGATTGTATCAGTATAtacaggggttcatttgtgccgaTCGCACTGCATCCCAGATCCAATACCTTTTTATCTCACAGGCATGAGTTATACAGTTTGTAACGATGAACCGTATGATGGTGTCTACAGACAGTATGGTAATTCAAGGGCATTAGGACCCTGGTGAGCGGCGGCTGGCAGGCATCTGGGCTCATAGGCAAGGGGGGCAAACAATTATCAGGTGCAGCTGGGGGAGGGGAAGGGCTAATTAAGCC encodes:
- the LOC117414082 gene encoding cytochrome P450 2K1-like, whose product is MSVISLLLAHTATVSLALVLTAFIFLYFYSKSSKSSNYNFPPGPPALPVIGNLNILDLHRPYKTLSKLSETYGNVFTFHMGPKKYMVLTGYEAVKEALVTQADDFSERGQTHTTAHFSKGGNGISFGKGESWKVMRRFTLSTLRDFGMGKRTIEDRIIEESQRLVEVFQSHKGKPFDPQIIINSAVSNIICSIVFGDRFDYGDAQFLNLQRIVNENIRLIVSPKTELYNMFPFLGFFLSDHKKVQTNGTMLQEYFRNTYKDCKDSVDSNDLRSFIDTFISRQREEEARNSNKYFHEDNMATTVGNLFAAGTETTSTTLRWGLLLMMKYPHIQDKVQEEIESVIGRERPPQAEDRKSMPYMDAMLHEIQRVGNVLPMNLLHETTGDTTFRGYRIPKGTPVIPLLSSVLSDKTQWETPHQFNPNHFLDAQGKFVKRDAFMPFSAGRRVCLGETLAKMELFLFFTMLLQKFHFRPPQEVSPEQLDLTPTPGLTSGPQPFQLCALSH